TATGCCGTTCATGATGTGTCTTTTGCCCTGGGTGTGTTTTTCATTCGATGGAATGGGAATTCTGACTTGGCACACTGATTATGAGATGATAGCTAGATGCCGTAATCTAAATCATGCAGGAGCAGCGTGTCGCGGCATTGCAGCCAGTATGCGGTCCGAGACACTTGCTGTAATGAATGCAGTGCATGTATAAAATGTGGCACAGTTGTAGCAAGTTCCCTGATTATATCTCCCTGCTTCCGCTTTGGTCTCAGGTTTCACAATGTGCTGATCGTACACTCTGTGTATTACATGGCCTCCGCTTTTAGTTCCTCGCCGTTTCGCTGACTGTCAGTTTGTATGAACAGCATCACCTGACCAACATTTTCTGCTGACTTTGGGTAATTTACAGTAATTTGATGTGCCATTCGCAACTGCAGATTTTGGCATTTTCGTGGCCCATATCAAAGGATTTagcaacctcccccccccccacccacccatgACATTTCCCGCAGTAGAACAAgcttttcctcataacaaaaagGGTGTTGCCCAGTGCGTTTTACCCAGTGGTAGGGCTGGTTTTATGATCTTGATGAGCTGCCGTATGACTCGACACCTAATCAGTCTTTATGGGTGTCATGGCTGCTTGTCCTTCGCAGCTCCACCAAACCACTCAGAATGTAATTTGCTGCTGATGTAGCCCGACTGTGCCGTCTCAGTCGCTGCCCTCGTTTAGCAAAAAACTACTGCAGTTGGAACTCAAAATGGAAGCACTCGGCATGTTGTAGCTTGTTTATAACTGAAACAAGTTATGTAATACCGTTTTCAGTCTTTGGCAGGTCTCAAACCCTGAACTGGTCAGTCATAGACTTCAGGAAAAGGCTCATTATACAGCCACATTTAGGCACACGcgtagttttgtgttttgtttgtatatcACCAGTTATGCCACTATATGTAGCTGTTGGTAAAACACCTGCCAAACTGAAGACGCtcctttactttatttttaaaaacagagtTCAAGGAGGCATTTTCGCTCTTTGACAAGGATGGCGATGGCACCATCACCACTAAAGAGCTGGGAACAGTCATGCGCTCTCTGGGCCAGAACCCCACAGAGGCAGAGCTGCAGGACATGATCAACGAAGTGGATGCTGATGGTAAGAACCTAATCGGTCTTTATAAAAATAACTTGCTGACCACCCACCTACTGCTTTGTATCACTGGAAATCCCTCATCAaagattgtttttgtcttttgtttgaaaggaaatggaacGATAGACTTCCCAGAGTTCCTCACTATGATGGCTAGGAAGATGAAGGACacagacagcgaggaggagatcAGAGAAGCATTCCGCGTCTTTGATAAGGTAAAAGCCGTCAAACTTTCAAGCGCACAGCTGTGGAAAAATCCTTGGGTCTTGGGTCTTTTTTTACGatggtttttctgtttttcaggaTGGCAATGGCTACATCAGTGCTGCTGAGCTGCGCCATGTGATGACAAACCTTGGAGAGAAGCTGACTGATGAAGAAGTGGACGAGATGATCAGAGAAGCAGACATTGACGGAGATGGACAAGTCAACTATGAAGGTTGGTGGATGTGAGATTGCTGCATATTTTGAGTTGGAGTCACTTGCCGGAAACTGAGTtgcaacttttcttttctcgCCCCCGCAGAGTTCGTACAAATGATGACGGCGAAGTGAAGGCCTTGTACAGATTTCGTATATAAataatttgcctttttttctttgtgtaatTTATCTGTAAAATCTTAATAGCCCCCTTTCGTCCCTGCCCCCTCTGCTGTCCAAAGGAACTGCATGTAAACTGCATAGGCTCTTGTCCCATGTCCCTTTCTTTTGCTGTCATGGTGTTTTGGAGTGACTGAATGGTCATACAACCAGATGCCTGTGGAGGCCCCTGGGAGCCGAAGAACTTCGAATCTTCCCGTCTTGTGTGCTCGGGGCCCCTCCACGCATGGCGACATTGGAAACCTGTCAGCTAATTGTCTCTTGGCAACACTGTTGGCATGGAAACAATGTAGAGGAGTTTAAACTCTGCATGGACTACGGACAAAGTATATATGGAAATCTCTCAGCATTGCActactgcaaaaaaaatgacacGGGTGTATCTCCTAGGTACTCGTACAAACTCTTTTTGTATCTGCTGTTCTATATACCAGAAAACAACTAATCTTACatgctttttaatgttttactcactacttttactttttttttttttttttttttatggcctCTGGTCATGCCTCAAATAATCCATTCCAAgttgtacatttttgttttccaatAAAAATTGCAATCTACCTGGTTTTGAAAATTGTCTTTTTCTCAGTTATGGATCCTTGAGTTTGTATACCCTGTAATAATTCCCATTTTTGTATTGAGGACAGGATGCTCCATTTTTGataggatctttttttttttttctttttttttttttttcttgcctagactacaaatgaaatgtttacTGATTTAAATTGTCCCCTGTTAATTTCCAAAAGCACTGAGGAGCATCAGCCAATGCCTCTTAATGTTCAGATAAGCTCATATCAAATCTGTATtgtcattaaaataaaagcactgaGAGGGATCAAAGGCTTCTATTTCAAGTGCACACAATGGTACTCGACATTGGATAAGCCTTGTACGGTCCGGCTCCCATACTGACTGAATTGGCCGTGTGTTGTCTGCTACTGTTAATGCAGCACCATGTAGAAGCTGTCTGCCTCATGTCTTACTTGGCATTTGCCCCCAATCACAAGGTGAATGTGATTGAGCGTACATCAGAAACCATGGTGTAAATAGAGGTGTACCtgtttgattcttttttgtgttttctgattTGAGTTTGTTACAGTAGCTTGCAGAGATACTAAGTTTGTTTTGATGATGAAATAAAGCTCTATTGTGGACCTCAGCGGTGCTTCTTGTGTGCACTTTGTTTGCTGCTTTTAGTCGGACTTGAATTTTCTTAACGTTTAAACTGAGATTCCTGTACAGTTGTGTGATTTTTGATTGTCAGCTGGGAATACTAAGTGCTCCATTTGTTTGTGGCTTGCTCAGTCGTGCATATTCAGTGGCTCCACTTCAATTTTTAACACATTGCAAATACACTTAAGCAACCGCCTGTACACCAAAATAAACTATGACGCAGAGAGGTAATTCACTAAGTACCCGAGATTTGATTTTTGTGTCTAAAAGGTGCAACATTCCTTTTCAGACTGCACAAGAACGGCTTTGGTTGCAAAAGAGATAAACTGCAACTTCAGGTGCAAATTGAGTTGGTTTATCACCTTGTCAAATGCAGTTATTCGCAGGGCTTCAGAAGAGAAAGTGTCTAGCTGAAGGCAACCTGTAAAATGCCGTTAATTGCACCGTACATGTTACACCAGTCTCAGCTGTCCTCTGCGCTCACGCGTTGTCCAAATAGACAAGTCAACGTAGATCGGGTGTTGAAACCGTGTAACTCCTCTTGTACTCTCCGGACACATTTGACTTCCTTGACAAGCCCTGCAACAAGTCTTTGCTTAATCTGACCATGTCGTCCATGGAGCCTGTGTGTGATTCTTTAGTGTGGCTTCTTTCAGTGACCATCTTTCCTTCTGCTGTTCTTGTGGACATAAAGCTCCAGCCCATGTACGCCACAGGAGGTGTGACACATGGTTCAAGACTAATCAACGGTTTCCTTCCTCGGAGCGGGAATATATAGTTGGAAGGCAAACATGGACTCTGTCCACATCCGAGTGCCGGGAACCGCCCTTGGATACGGACCATCATGTTCTTTTACCGAGGACATATAGTTTTGCCCCACGAGTCCCCAGGAGGTCGTGTAGACATTTTGAGAGCAGACAATTTTCTCTCGGCTAACATGACGCACACAGTTATGAGGGTACAGACACGCTGCTGTCTTAAAGGCCCTGCTGACTATGACATGACGTTTCTTACTCCACCATGCTCAAATGCTACACTAGTTACAGACCCTAACCCCGGATGAGAGTAGTCTTTCTTCCGGTGGTAGCAATGCGCTCTCTTAATTGGTAGAAGCTGATAATCAAAAGCTTTTTCttagtgctcatttagggagtcactgtcttgaggagtgCAAGGtcagaggaaaagcagaaagtgcGAACCAGGCAGACGCAGGGCTGATAAGGGTCCagatttagagacacaccaagcaccacacaacactcacgctttgttccttatgtttacattaatgttaggagaccacacattgcatgtgattggatcttgtggTGCggcgagaggacctgctcctcctcgacgcCAGTTTatggccaatagaaatcttttcttttatatctaacaagaaatacaaaatgtaatgttcttcctgatgttagtcagttgttcttccggcctgcgggccgacagaactgctcctgcctttgcaaacgcagcgctgatacttgacctgtgatctgacaaataaatctaccagagcGAGAGAAGTCGTTTGGCTGAATCCTTCCAGATGTCCCAAACCGGGCTTCGAGTTTTTGATCACATTCGTTTGCCTCGTGCGCTCTTTCACCGCGGATTGAAAAAGTTGCATTGTCGTTTCCTCCTCTTACTGGACATTGGGTGTACCCAGTTTGGAAACTAGTGCTTGTAAACAGCCTGGCCCCTATCAGATATTTAGTAGAACTGGCATGTATTCTAATTCGCACTTTAATGGCTGTGTTTATGTATTCCAATCAAGAGTTTCCTTCCACAATGATAACAAGGACTAACTGTAGGATGTGTTGTGATCACGCTGATGGTGGCTTTGCTATTGTGTCTTACTTTGAGTCAAACTGGTCGGCAGGTCTAAATTTAGCCCTCCACCAGGCAAGCTTGTTGAAAAATTGATCAACGGCGCAGTGGCTGCTATAGTAACAGTTGCAGTTTTAGTGGTGGTCTGGTGTCACTGGATCTCCAGTGGATTAGATAGCCAGCAACAATGAGTACGGCGCAGGACGGGGCCACCAGGAAAAACAAGGCCGTCTCTAACGTCGGTAACATTTCCAGGGATAGAACAGATAAGGTAATGCTCCGTAAAGCCTCTCTGTGTGCCTGACAAGGACACGCTGAACCGGTGAGGAACCGGATGAAACATATGGAGATGCATCAACACATTGTTGTCATGGCAATGGCATTGTAGAAGATACAAGCTAGAGTGTTTTTTTGCTTGTATCCTGTTATTATCTGCAGGGCGATGACAAGGTGGACGTGTGTGGCCGGGGGAGCTGGTGGCAGGGAACACTGAAAGTAGGTGGTGTCTGAGGACACACTGgctcatttgtttcattgtgtgtgtctgtgtgtgcgcgtagtAGACTTTCAGttaatgcattttattgcaTAGCACTATCCCATTGTCTGTCGCCAAAGTGCCCTGTCTGCCAGAAAtaaattgaaacatttacaCTACAGTGAATACAGTCCCTAGGTGGCCCGCAGTGCATTTGTGGTAATAATGCATACAAGACCTGATTAAAAATAAGTGTATCTAAATGTGATCCCAGCTCTTAGGCTACTCAGCTCAGCAAACAAAATGCCATGTGAATTAACTGAAATTACAGCTTGTTTTCTGTATATCTACACTATATCTATGCAATAACTATGTGCCTCACCCACCACTGCATGACTCATTccacacaaaaaatgtatttaaactgCTTTATTTGATCCTttgtcttccttttttgttttgttatgttaTGTCTGTCTTATATAGTGTATTTGATTATTTAGAAAAGTACTATATGTGTACTATACGCATTCCGTtaactcctctcctctcaccttCTACCAGGACACACCAATCCCAGGTGTCTATCACATACGGGACTTCATTGAAGAAGCTGAACTGAACCCGGTGAGGAAGACCTACGGCTTTAAAGGTGTGGGTAGAAAAGCCCGCATTCTGGGCGTACGTAAGGGGGATCTGCTTCTCCCCGGGGCGTACAACCACACCGACTCCACACAGGAGGTCCTAATGCACCAGGCCTCCTACTCTTTCAAAAACTGTCCAAGACCCAATATCGTCACCCTGGGCGTCAGGGACAAGGTGGGGTTCAGAGATGTCCTCTTGTTGGCATATGCAATTGACcacatgtaaaaacattttaggAATTACGCATAATTAGCAATTCATGTTTAATCCACACTCTTCTGAGACGGATGGCTGGCTAGTTAGCTCGGTAGGTAGCTTGTCCCTCTCTTTGATCCCGGGAGTGAGGCGGCCATGGCGCTGCCTGGAATAATGGTCCCTCTTCCTCATGTTGCAAGGTTGAAATAAAGGAGTGAGCTACCGAACCACTGGACTGTTGGCTAGTTAGCTTGCTTGCTATCTGCTACCATAGTTCAATGCAACAACGGTCGATCAGCAGGCAGCAGTTCCTCcgcctcacttcctgtcgttATCGAGTAGCATGAGCTACCTAACTAGCGACGGTGCTTCTCTGGAGCTTCTGCGCTGCCAATAACATTTGTTTTCGCCATTGCAACTGCCAAcaatgttcattttgttttgtaccGATAAAATGACAAcggaaaacattttcataacCATTACTCCTGTTTTCtttatataattaataataactATTCCTTAAAACTGAAATACAAGATGGAGAAATCATAAAATTTGTAAAGCCCATAACTTTAGGCCCCAAGTTCAACATTTTCCCCGTTTGTATGttattgttgcttgtttttgGTGACATAACTTCCCCACAAAAGGGTGCAGTCTTTATTGTTGAGTGGAGTTATTATCCACATGCAGTGTTAACACGACGCCATCACGATTCACTTTGATTCTTGGCTAagtgtgtttttacttcaacaacacatcatcacatCTTCAAAATGTACGTGTAGCCGATAGCTATTTAAACACCTCTTTATCTTTATTCCCTGTTCCAGCATCTAAACACTTCACCGTGTGACTACAACCTAACAGCAAAACTGGTGGAGAAGATTCCCTGCAAGTAAGCTTTCGACAAACAGCCTCTTTAACTCTCCGATCACAGCGAGGCAGACGACCAATGAATCATCCCTTGATCGCTGAATCCGTCACCTACTACTTCGCCTTCCCTCTGTCATCTGCCTGCGCAAACAAAGATGGGGAAGCAATCACCAACCCGCTCTCTCATCCTCTCTGCCTCTGATCATGCATGGCCTTTTGCTTCTCTTCTCACTTTTTTCATTGTccaacctccccccctcctctcacttctctcctcttcttgcaGGCATGGGGTGTTTCGGTCGACCGTGCAGCGGATCAGCTTTCCTCCTGTAAGTATCTCCTCACCGAGACCAGTTATTATCGCCGTTCAGTCTTTCCATAGGCCCACAATACGGCTTCATTACAGTACACTTTCAATAGGTTCTAGTTACCAGCTGCGACCCAAATGTGTGTGGTGCTGAACACGAGCTAGTTATGACAACCACGAGGGTCAAAGAAAGGCGATCCCGCGGACTGTCTGATTGTATCATTTGCCCGATTCCAAGGCCTGTTATGCCACTGCACTAGCTGACTTTTCAGCTTTGGTTCAAATTGCAGCGATGCAGCCGCTGTGTCCACGCCGGTAGCTGATGGATATTTGAGCCGTGCTGGCAGCTGCTGAGTGttgacagagaaggaaaggcGCTAAGAAATCCCGGAGGTGTTGTTACCTCGGAGTTGGAAGCAGTTTTTTCTACTGTTAGTGGTGTCACAGCTACTCCAAGACAATTGTATTGTCAAAGGTTAAGCACCTACACAAATTCCACAAGTCTCCCCACAGCTGGACGACTGACCTGGCGTGGGCAGTCCGACGTTCGGGGATCAAAATGCTGCAAATGGATCCAACGGTTCGTAGAGCGAACCAGAAGAATTCTATCATGTCAGATATCCGGCCTTGCCTCTTAGCCCAGCAATAATAGGATTTTCACACATCCCAAAAATCTCCACTGAGCTGAATATGTTTGGGAAAGTCAACAGGGAAACTCTGATGTGACTTAATTTTCCATCCCCGGGCCACCGTGCGTCCTAGATTTACGAGGTTTGCTTTTTTTGCAATATCGACCGCGCGCGCTTCTCGGAAGGAACAAATCCTCCCTCTATGATTCATGCCTGTTTGAATTAAAGTCAGAATCCCAGCCATCTTTGTGTAAATAAATGCGCCCTTTCTTATTGCTGTTGCACAGAAGGGATTCTAACCTAACTGTACTGCCTGAAAACACGCCTATCTAAACATCTGCTGTATGGTCGTTTCTATTTCCAACACTATAGAAACTTTTGGCCGACCAAATTCAGACTGAACGATTGGCTGGATCGCCACAAAACTTTGAAACATGGCTTCCAGAGGATGGATCCTTTTGACTTTTCCACCACCATGAggttatcatttttatttttgagtgaaacatttattataataacaatCCTTGGATCAATTGCCTCATATTATTTAAAGAAAGGAATGCAGCTCATATCAGAGGGGCCGTATTGCAGTGTCTTACTATACACCAATGAAAAACAGGTCAAAGTTTTCAAGTTTCACAGACACTCACAGTATGTGCCGGTTACCTCTGCTCCGCTGCCGCACAGGGGAAGGCTTCCAACGCGCTGCGCGCCACATTGGGAAAGTAGGACAGGTGCTTTGGCttctaacagacacacacacagttttcccATCCTGTAAAATACACCTGCATTAGCACCTCCAGGAGCATAAGCAAAGCGCAGCAGGCCAGTTCGCCCGAGGACCGAGGGAACTGGCGACCGTGGCGATCAAATGGCACGTAACGGTAGCAGCCATCCCTccgaggagcagagagagaaaagacacctTCCCGCCTCCTCCTGTCAGAACTAGACAGCAGCTGAAAATAAGAGACTGGCACTGTGTTCAGGGACGGGGAGACAGTTTTATGTCTGAGGCAGGAGGGGTGAGGCTATTTCTGCATGGCAGCCGCTGGTGATGACCAGTATGTGTGTTAGTGGGTAGGAGGGAAGGGGAAGTGAAAGGCAAGGAGAGAGACGTTCGACAGAGAGCAACTCTTAAACACAGATCACATGGGCAAAGCCCTTCATGATGAATGATGTGCCAACATGTGTATGACTGCCTGAGATTTATATTAGCTTCATAGGTTCATAGGTTGCTTTTGAGCCGTTAGAGGGCACGATGTACAATAGGTGTACTACTTGCGTGTTCTGATTGAACCCTGTACTAAgtcataaaataataaacctATTTCCGTTGGTCTCCCTCAGGATAATATACTTAAATATATAAGCACCTCATAAACATGAACAAACAGTCCTTACATTGATTTGTGCTTAATTAAGGTCCATGTTCTCCTctggaaaaacaacacattgttCAAAGGGAATTGGAACTAATCCAGAATAAAATCAATGAGTTGTGCTTACTGTTTGTCCGTGTATTCCTGACTATGTTAATAGCAACTACTAAAGTCAGGGGCAACAGTTTTCAATGGAGATAACACTGAAAAATAACAAGCCTTATGCTTATGCTCAAGGCCAACAACACAAGACCAGGTTGATCTGCAGCACACTGAGGTTAAAGCAATCTCAACGTTCGATGAAGTTGGTTTTAAGTTGTTGCTTTAACAAAAGCTCTGTTCAACAACCAAAACCCTGGCTGCACGCTGCTGCTTtatgacattttcaaaaagataaTTGAAGAAAGAGCAACAACTACAGAGCGCCGCCTACGTGAGTACATGCTAATGCTTACATGCCAGCCTGGGTCTACAGCATAATGAGGCTTGATCACACAATCTGACAATCAATGAATCTGTCAATCAATAATAGCTCCTATCTCTGCCCCTTTAGAGGGAGGGACCTTCGCCGTGCCACTATAATCCACAGACAAGACCAGGAAAAGGCATCACTTCCTGCTTCAAATCCAACCTGCCGCGGCTCCACTGTGTTCACTCTGTGAGTCCGGTCCTTCTCATTTACGGCTGCCCGTCGTAATGTTATACGGTGAATTTATACTTTTTCGATCTGTTTTATAACCTCCCAGCTGCATTGTGGCAGTAAAATGGTTGGGAAGCGAgtaaaaagtgttttgttttatttgattcagTAATGACGTCACTgtggtttaaagtttaaagcgCTAATTTTGCATTTTATCAGATCCTGGGAGTCGAACGAAACATTACCCAATGAGTTACATAATAGAAGAGAAAACATGCCTCACACAGACATGTACAGCACACGCTCTGTGAATTACTTAACATTGGATTGAACATTTCATTACAACGTGAAGTGAAGAAAATAGAATGTTTCTCTTTGGGCTCTTTTGTTTTCTGGTCTGGCTTGTTGTGGTATTT
This portion of the Gasterosteus aculeatus chromosome 6, fGasAcu3.hap1.1, whole genome shotgun sequence genome encodes:
- the calm2a gene encoding calmodulin 2a (phosphorylase kinase, delta), whose translation is MADQLTEEQIAEFKEAFSLFDKDGDGTITTKELGTVMRSLGQNPTEAELQDMINEVDADGNGTIDFPEFLTMMARKMKDTDSEEEIREAFRVFDKDGNGYISAAELRHVMTNLGEKLTDEEVDEMIREADIDGDGQVNYEEFVQMMTAK
- the stpg4 gene encoding protein STPG4 — encoded protein: MSTAQDGATRKNKAVSNVGNISRDRTDKGDDKVDVCGRGSWWQGTLKDTPIPGVYHIRDFIEEAELNPVRKTYGFKGVGRKARILGVRKGDLLLPGAYNHTDSTQEVLMHQASYSFKNCPRPNIVTLGVRDKHLNTSPCDYNLTAKLVEKIPCKHGVFRSTVQRISFPPREGPSPCHYNPQTRPGKGITSCFKSNLPRLHCVHSKTPGPGAYEPCWKLGDRLNTEAIDPSFSLFFR